Within Micromonospora parathelypteridis, the genomic segment AAGCCTGCGGCGGGCTGACCCGGCTCCGCCGCCCCTGTGGACGACACGCGGCTTATCCACAGCTACTCTGCGTGTTCTCCCTGCTCATCCCGCACCCCCGAGTGCCGAGAGAGACCCGATGTCTTCGGGCGGCGCCGTGGTGTCGTGGGGAGCGGTTACCGTGCGCTGATGGACCTGGCGTACCTGCGCGCACACCCGGCACACCTGCCGACCTTCCGGACCCACCAGCGGATCCGGGAGACGCCGGTGGCCGGTGGGGACATCTGCGCCGCCGCTCGGCTGACGCTGGACGACGGCCACTCAATCTTCGCCAAGTCCTGGCCCGAGGGGGCCGCCACGCCGGCGCCCGCGGGTTTCTTCGCCGCCGAGGCGGCCGGGTTGCGCTGGCTGCGGGAGGCCGACGCGATCGCCGTACCCGAGGTGATCGTGGCGTTGCCAGACCTGCTGGCGCTCGACTGGGTGGAGCCCGGCGAGCCGACGCCGGAGGCCGCGGAACGCTTCGGCCGGGAGTTGGCCGGCCTGCACCGAGCGGGCTCAGCCACCTTCGGTGCGACCTGGCCGGGTTTCATCGGGTCGCTTCCGCAGGACAACACCCCCGCCGACGGGCCCTGGTCGACGTGGTTCGCCGAGCGACGCCTCGCCCCCTACCTGCGCCGCTCGGTCGACGGTGGCGCGTTGACCAGCGCCGACGCCATGCTGGTCGAGCAGGTGATCGGTCAGGTCGGTGGGCTCGGCGGCGACGAGCCGCCCGCACGCATCCACGGCGACCTGTGGCCGGGCAACGTGCTGTGGGGCGCCGACGATCGGGCCTGGCTGGTCGACCCGGCGGCGCACGGCGGGCACCGGGAGACCGATCTGGCCCAACTCGCCCTCTTCGGCGGCATCCCCTATCTGGATCGGGTGCTGGCCGCCTACCAGGAAAGTTGGCCGCTGCCGGCTGGCTGGCGCGAGCGGGTGCCACTGCATCAACTGCATCTGCTGCTCGTGCACACCGCGCTCTTCGGCGGCGGTTACCGAGATCCGGTCGTCCAAACCGCCCGTGCCGTCCTGGGCCGGGCCGAGCGCGCTACGGTCGACAGGTGAGCGCCGCCTCGGGGACCGACGGCGTCCTCGTCGACCGGTTTGGCCGCGTCGCCCGGGACCTGCGCGTGTCCCTCACCGACAAGTGCAACCTGCGCTGCACCTACTGCATGCCGGCGGAGGGCCTGCCCTGGCTGGCCGGCCCGGAGTTGCTGACCGACGAGGAAGTCGTCCGGTTGGTCCGGGTGGCCGTCGAGCGGCTCGGCGTGACCGAGGTGCGGTTCACCGGCGGTGAGCCGCTGATCCGGCCCGGGTTGCTCGGCATCGTGGCCGCGGTCGCCGCGCTCGAACCCCGCCCACGCATCTCGCTCACCACCAACGGCATCGGTCTGGACCGGCTGGCGCCAGCGTTGCGGGAGGCCGGCCTGGACCGGGTGAACGTCTCACTGGACACGCTGGATTCGGCCCGGTTCACCACGCTCACCCGCCGTCCCCGCCTGGACGCGGTGCTGGCCGGGCTCGCCGGGGCGGCAGCCGCCGGGC encodes:
- a CDS encoding fructosamine kinase family protein, whose amino-acid sequence is MDLAYLRAHPAHLPTFRTHQRIRETPVAGGDICAAARLTLDDGHSIFAKSWPEGAATPAPAGFFAAEAAGLRWLREADAIAVPEVIVALPDLLALDWVEPGEPTPEAAERFGRELAGLHRAGSATFGATWPGFIGSLPQDNTPADGPWSTWFAERRLAPYLRRSVDGGALTSADAMLVEQVIGQVGGLGGDEPPARIHGDLWPGNVLWGADDRAWLVDPAAHGGHRETDLAQLALFGGIPYLDRVLAAYQESWPLPAGWRERVPLHQLHLLLVHTALFGGGYRDPVVQTARAVLGRAERATVDR